A stretch of the Elephas maximus indicus isolate mEleMax1 chromosome 3, mEleMax1 primary haplotype, whole genome shotgun sequence genome encodes the following:
- the ILF3 gene encoding interleukin enhancer-binding factor 3 isoform X6, which yields MSNPRFRRCIAFSDPRGIEAARTLGRRRKRPVRIFVNDDRHVMAKHSSVYPTQEELEAVQNMVSHTERALKAVSDWIDEQEKGSSENAESENMDVPPEDETKEAAGEQKTEHMTRTLRGVMRVGLVAKGLLLKGDLDLELVLLCKEKPTTALLDKVADNLAIQLAAVTEDKYEILQSVDDAAIVIKNTKEPPLSLTIHLTSPVVREEMEKVLAGETLSVNDPPDVLDRQKCLAALASLRHAKWFQARANGLKSCVIVIRVLRDLCTRVPTWGPLRGWPLELLCEKSIGTANRPMGAGEALRRVLECLASGIVMPDGSGIYDPCEKEATDAIGHLDRQQREDITQSAQHALRLAAFGQLHKVLGMDPLPSKMPKKPKNENPVDYTVQIPPSTTYAITPMKRPMEEDGEEKSPSKKKKKIQKKEEKAEPPQAMNALMRLNQLKPGLQYKLVSQTGPVHAPIFTMSVEVDGNSFEASGPSKKTAKLHVAVKVLQDMGLPTGAEGRESSKGEDSAEETEAKPAVVAPPPVVEAVSTPSAAFPADSTAENVKQQGPILTKHGKNPVMELNEKRRGLKYELISETGGSHDKRFVMEVEVDGQKFQGAGSNKKVAKAYAALAALEKLFPDAPLALDANKKKRAPVPVRGGPKFAAKPHNPGFGMGSPMHNEVPPPPNLRGRGRGGNIRGRGRGRGFGGANHGGYMNAGAGYGSYGYGGNLATAGYKRYCLRIMSFDTRK from the exons ATGTCAAACCCACGATTTCGAAGGTGCATTGCCTTCAGCGACCCCCGAGGAATCGAGGCTGCACGAACTCTCGGGCGTCGTCGCAAG CGTCCAGTACGAATTTTTGTGAATGATGATCGCCACGTGATGGCAAAACATTCTTCCGTTTATCCAACCCAAGAGGAACTGGAAGCTGTTCAGAACATGGTGTCCCACACTGAACGGGCTCTCAAAGCTGTGTCGGACTGGATAGATGAGCAGGAGAAAGGAAGCAGTGAGAATGCTGAGTCTGAGAACATGGATGTGCCCCCAGAGGACGAGACCAAAGAAGCGGCTGG agaacagaagacagagcacaTGACCAGGACCCTGCGGGGTGTGATGCGTGTTGGCCTCGTGGCAAAGGGCCTCCTGCTCAAGGGAGACTTGGATCTGGAGCTGGTGCTGTTATGTAAGGAGAAGCCCACCACTGCCCTCCTGGACAAGGTGGCTGACAACCTGGCCATCCAGCTCGCT GCTGTTACAGAAGACAAATACGAAATACTCCAATCTGTTGATGATGCTGCGATTGtgataaaaaacacaaaagagcCTCCATTGTCCCTGACCATCCACCTGACATCCCCTGTTGTCagagaagaaatggagaaagtattAGCTGGAG AAACGCTATCAGTCAACGATCCCCCGGACGTTCTGGACAGGCAGAAATGCCTTGCTGCCTTGGCGTCCCTTCGACACGCCAAGTGGTTCCAG GCCAGAGCTAATGGGCTGAAGTCCTGTGTCATTGTCATCCGAGTTCTGAGAGACCTGTGCACCCGCGTGCCCACCTGGGGTCCCCTCAGAGGATGG CCTCTTGAGCTTCTCTGTGAGAAATCCATCGGCACAGCCAACAGACCAATGGGTGCTGGCGAGGCCCTCCGAAGAGTGCTGGAGTGCCTGGCGTCGGGAATCGTGATGCCAG ATGGTTCTGGCATTTATGACCCTTGTGAAAAAGAAGCCACTGATGCTATTGGGCATCTAGACAGACAGCAACGGGAAGATATCACACAGAGTGCGCAG CACGCACTGCGACTTGCTGCTTTTGGCCAGCTCCATAAAGTCCTGGGTATGGACCCATTGCCTTCTAAGATGCCCAAGAAACCAAAGAATGAAAACCCAGTGGACTACACTG TTCAAATTCCCCCCAGTACCACCTATGCCATTACACCCATGAAACGCCCAATGGAGGAAGATGGGGAAGAAAAGTCTCCcagcaagaagaagaagaagattcAGAAGAAAG aagagaaggcagagcctCCCCAAGCTATGAATGCTTTGATGAGATTGAACCAGCTGAAACCCGGGCTGCAATACAAACTGGTTTCCCAGACTGGGCCGGTCCATGCCCCCATCTTCACGATGTCTGTCGAGGTAGATGGAAATTCGTTTGAGGCCTCAGGGCCATCCAAAAAGACTGCCAAGCTGCACGTGGCCGTTAAG GTGTTACAGGACATGGGCTTGCCGACAGGCGCTGAAGGCAGGGAGTCGAGCAAGGGGGAGGACTCAGCTGAGGAGACAGAGGCGAAACCTGCAGTGGTGGCCCCTCCCCCTGTGGTGGAAGCTGTCTCCACCCCCAGCGCTGCCTTCCCTGCAGATTCCACTGCTGAG AACGTAAAACAGCAGGGGCCGATCCTAACCAAGCATGGCAAGAACCCAGTCATGGAACTGAATGAAAAGAGGCGCGGCCTCAAGTACGAACTCATCTCGGAGACGGGGGGCAGCCATGACAAGCGCTTTGTCATGGAG GTGGAGGTGGATGGGCAGAAGTTTCAAGGTGCTGGATCAAACAAAAAGGTGGCAAAGGCTTATGCTGCCCTCGCTGCACTAGAAAAGCTTTTCCCTGATGCCCCTCTTGCCCTTGATGCAAACAAAAAGAAGAGAGCCCCGGTACCTGTCAGAGGGGGACCTAAATTTGCTGCTAAG CCACATAACCCTGGGTTTGGTATGGGaagccccatgcacaatgaagtgcccccacccccaaaccttCGTGGTCGGGGAAGAGGAGGAAACATCCGTGGACGAGGGCGAGGCAGAGGATTCGGCGGTGCCAACCATGGAGGCTACATGAATGCTG GCGCTGGGTATGGAAGCTATGGGTATGGAGGCAACTTGGCGACAGCAGGCTACA aacgtTATTGTTTGAGAATAATGTCTTTTGATACCAGGAAATAG
- the ILF3 gene encoding interleukin enhancer-binding factor 3 isoform X5: protein MSNPRFRRCIAFSDPRGIEAARTLGRRRKRPVRIFVNDDRHVMAKHSSVYPTQEELEAVQNMVSHTERALKAVSDWIDEQEKGSSENAESENMDVPPEDETKEAAGEQKTEHMTRTLRGVMRVGLVAKGLLLKGDLDLELVLLCKEKPTTALLDKVADNLAIQLAAVTEDKYEILQSVDDAAIVIKNTKEPPLSLTIHLTSPVVREEMEKVLAGETLSVNDPPDVLDRQKCLAALASLRHAKWFQARANGLKSCVIVIRVLRDLCTRVPTWGPLRGWPLELLCEKSIGTANRPMGAGEALRRVLECLASGIVMPDGSGIYDPCEKEATDAIGHLDRQQREDITQSAQHALRLAAFGQLHKVLGMDPLPSKMPKKPKNENPVDYTVQIPPSTTYAITPMKRPMEEDGEEKSPSKKKKKIQKKEEKAEPPQAMNALMRLNQLKPGLQYKLVSQTGPVHAPIFTMSVEVDGNSFEASGPSKKTAKLHVAVKVLQDMGLPTGAEGRESSKGEDSAEETEAKPAVVAPPPVVEAVSTPSAAFPADSTAENVKQQGPILTKHGKNPVMELNEKRRGLKYELISETGGSHDKRFVMEVEVDGQKFQGAGSNKKVAKAYAALAALEKLFPDAPLALDANKKKRAPVPVRGGPKFAAKPHNPGFGMGSPMHNEVPPPPNLRGRGRGGNIRGRGRGRGFGGANHGGYMNAGAGYGSYGYGGNLATAGYSDFFTDCYGYHDFGSS from the exons ATGTCAAACCCACGATTTCGAAGGTGCATTGCCTTCAGCGACCCCCGAGGAATCGAGGCTGCACGAACTCTCGGGCGTCGTCGCAAG CGTCCAGTACGAATTTTTGTGAATGATGATCGCCACGTGATGGCAAAACATTCTTCCGTTTATCCAACCCAAGAGGAACTGGAAGCTGTTCAGAACATGGTGTCCCACACTGAACGGGCTCTCAAAGCTGTGTCGGACTGGATAGATGAGCAGGAGAAAGGAAGCAGTGAGAATGCTGAGTCTGAGAACATGGATGTGCCCCCAGAGGACGAGACCAAAGAAGCGGCTGG agaacagaagacagagcacaTGACCAGGACCCTGCGGGGTGTGATGCGTGTTGGCCTCGTGGCAAAGGGCCTCCTGCTCAAGGGAGACTTGGATCTGGAGCTGGTGCTGTTATGTAAGGAGAAGCCCACCACTGCCCTCCTGGACAAGGTGGCTGACAACCTGGCCATCCAGCTCGCT GCTGTTACAGAAGACAAATACGAAATACTCCAATCTGTTGATGATGCTGCGATTGtgataaaaaacacaaaagagcCTCCATTGTCCCTGACCATCCACCTGACATCCCCTGTTGTCagagaagaaatggagaaagtattAGCTGGAG AAACGCTATCAGTCAACGATCCCCCGGACGTTCTGGACAGGCAGAAATGCCTTGCTGCCTTGGCGTCCCTTCGACACGCCAAGTGGTTCCAG GCCAGAGCTAATGGGCTGAAGTCCTGTGTCATTGTCATCCGAGTTCTGAGAGACCTGTGCACCCGCGTGCCCACCTGGGGTCCCCTCAGAGGATGG CCTCTTGAGCTTCTCTGTGAGAAATCCATCGGCACAGCCAACAGACCAATGGGTGCTGGCGAGGCCCTCCGAAGAGTGCTGGAGTGCCTGGCGTCGGGAATCGTGATGCCAG ATGGTTCTGGCATTTATGACCCTTGTGAAAAAGAAGCCACTGATGCTATTGGGCATCTAGACAGACAGCAACGGGAAGATATCACACAGAGTGCGCAG CACGCACTGCGACTTGCTGCTTTTGGCCAGCTCCATAAAGTCCTGGGTATGGACCCATTGCCTTCTAAGATGCCCAAGAAACCAAAGAATGAAAACCCAGTGGACTACACTG TTCAAATTCCCCCCAGTACCACCTATGCCATTACACCCATGAAACGCCCAATGGAGGAAGATGGGGAAGAAAAGTCTCCcagcaagaagaagaagaagattcAGAAGAAAG aagagaaggcagagcctCCCCAAGCTATGAATGCTTTGATGAGATTGAACCAGCTGAAACCCGGGCTGCAATACAAACTGGTTTCCCAGACTGGGCCGGTCCATGCCCCCATCTTCACGATGTCTGTCGAGGTAGATGGAAATTCGTTTGAGGCCTCAGGGCCATCCAAAAAGACTGCCAAGCTGCACGTGGCCGTTAAG GTGTTACAGGACATGGGCTTGCCGACAGGCGCTGAAGGCAGGGAGTCGAGCAAGGGGGAGGACTCAGCTGAGGAGACAGAGGCGAAACCTGCAGTGGTGGCCCCTCCCCCTGTGGTGGAAGCTGTCTCCACCCCCAGCGCTGCCTTCCCTGCAGATTCCACTGCTGAG AACGTAAAACAGCAGGGGCCGATCCTAACCAAGCATGGCAAGAACCCAGTCATGGAACTGAATGAAAAGAGGCGCGGCCTCAAGTACGAACTCATCTCGGAGACGGGGGGCAGCCATGACAAGCGCTTTGTCATGGAG GTGGAGGTGGATGGGCAGAAGTTTCAAGGTGCTGGATCAAACAAAAAGGTGGCAAAGGCTTATGCTGCCCTCGCTGCACTAGAAAAGCTTTTCCCTGATGCCCCTCTTGCCCTTGATGCAAACAAAAAGAAGAGAGCCCCGGTACCTGTCAGAGGGGGACCTAAATTTGCTGCTAAG CCACATAACCCTGGGTTTGGTATGGGaagccccatgcacaatgaagtgcccccacccccaaaccttCGTGGTCGGGGAAGAGGAGGAAACATCCGTGGACGAGGGCGAGGCAGAGGATTCGGCGGTGCCAACCATGGAGGCTACATGAATGCTG GCGCTGGGTATGGAAGCTATGGGTATGGAGGCAACTTGGCGACAGCAGGCTACA gtgactttttcacAGACTGCTACGGCTATCATGATTTTGGGTCTTCCTAG
- the ILF3 gene encoding interleukin enhancer-binding factor 3 isoform X7, protein MSNPRFRRCIAFSDPRGIEAARTLGRRRKRPVRIFVNDDRHVMAKHSSVYPTQEELEAVQNMVSHTERALKAVSDWIDEQEKGSSENAESENMDVPPEDETKEAAGEQKTEHMTRTLRGVMRVGLVAKGLLLKGDLDLELVLLCKEKPTTALLDKVADNLAIQLAAVTEDKYEILQSVDDAAIVIKNTKEPPLSLTIHLTSPVVREEMEKVLAGETLSVNDPPDVLDRQKCLAALASLRHAKWFQARANGLKSCVIVIRVLRDLCTRVPTWGPLRGWPLELLCEKSIGTANRPMGAGEALRRVLECLASGIVMPDGSGIYDPCEKEATDAIGHLDRQQREDITQSAQHALRLAAFGQLHKVLGMDPLPSKMPKKPKNENPVDYTVQIPPSTTYAITPMKRPMEEDGEEKSPSKKKKKIQKKEEKAEPPQAMNALMRLNQLKPGLQYKLVSQTGPVHAPIFTMSVEVDGNSFEASGPSKKTAKLHVAVKVLQDMGLPTGAEGRESSKGEDSAEETEAKPAVVAPPPVVEAVSTPSAAFPADSTAEQGPILTKHGKNPVMELNEKRRGLKYELISETGGSHDKRFVMEVEVDGQKFQGAGSNKKVAKAYAALAALEKLFPDAPLALDANKKKRAPVPVRGGPKFAAKPHNPGFGMGSPMHNEVPPPPNLRGRGRGGNIRGRGRGRGFGGANHGGYMNAGAGYGSYGYGGNLATAGYSDFFTDCYGYHDFGSS, encoded by the exons ATGTCAAACCCACGATTTCGAAGGTGCATTGCCTTCAGCGACCCCCGAGGAATCGAGGCTGCACGAACTCTCGGGCGTCGTCGCAAG CGTCCAGTACGAATTTTTGTGAATGATGATCGCCACGTGATGGCAAAACATTCTTCCGTTTATCCAACCCAAGAGGAACTGGAAGCTGTTCAGAACATGGTGTCCCACACTGAACGGGCTCTCAAAGCTGTGTCGGACTGGATAGATGAGCAGGAGAAAGGAAGCAGTGAGAATGCTGAGTCTGAGAACATGGATGTGCCCCCAGAGGACGAGACCAAAGAAGCGGCTGG agaacagaagacagagcacaTGACCAGGACCCTGCGGGGTGTGATGCGTGTTGGCCTCGTGGCAAAGGGCCTCCTGCTCAAGGGAGACTTGGATCTGGAGCTGGTGCTGTTATGTAAGGAGAAGCCCACCACTGCCCTCCTGGACAAGGTGGCTGACAACCTGGCCATCCAGCTCGCT GCTGTTACAGAAGACAAATACGAAATACTCCAATCTGTTGATGATGCTGCGATTGtgataaaaaacacaaaagagcCTCCATTGTCCCTGACCATCCACCTGACATCCCCTGTTGTCagagaagaaatggagaaagtattAGCTGGAG AAACGCTATCAGTCAACGATCCCCCGGACGTTCTGGACAGGCAGAAATGCCTTGCTGCCTTGGCGTCCCTTCGACACGCCAAGTGGTTCCAG GCCAGAGCTAATGGGCTGAAGTCCTGTGTCATTGTCATCCGAGTTCTGAGAGACCTGTGCACCCGCGTGCCCACCTGGGGTCCCCTCAGAGGATGG CCTCTTGAGCTTCTCTGTGAGAAATCCATCGGCACAGCCAACAGACCAATGGGTGCTGGCGAGGCCCTCCGAAGAGTGCTGGAGTGCCTGGCGTCGGGAATCGTGATGCCAG ATGGTTCTGGCATTTATGACCCTTGTGAAAAAGAAGCCACTGATGCTATTGGGCATCTAGACAGACAGCAACGGGAAGATATCACACAGAGTGCGCAG CACGCACTGCGACTTGCTGCTTTTGGCCAGCTCCATAAAGTCCTGGGTATGGACCCATTGCCTTCTAAGATGCCCAAGAAACCAAAGAATGAAAACCCAGTGGACTACACTG TTCAAATTCCCCCCAGTACCACCTATGCCATTACACCCATGAAACGCCCAATGGAGGAAGATGGGGAAGAAAAGTCTCCcagcaagaagaagaagaagattcAGAAGAAAG aagagaaggcagagcctCCCCAAGCTATGAATGCTTTGATGAGATTGAACCAGCTGAAACCCGGGCTGCAATACAAACTGGTTTCCCAGACTGGGCCGGTCCATGCCCCCATCTTCACGATGTCTGTCGAGGTAGATGGAAATTCGTTTGAGGCCTCAGGGCCATCCAAAAAGACTGCCAAGCTGCACGTGGCCGTTAAG GTGTTACAGGACATGGGCTTGCCGACAGGCGCTGAAGGCAGGGAGTCGAGCAAGGGGGAGGACTCAGCTGAGGAGACAGAGGCGAAACCTGCAGTGGTGGCCCCTCCCCCTGTGGTGGAAGCTGTCTCCACCCCCAGCGCTGCCTTCCCTGCAGATTCCACTGCTGAG CAGGGGCCGATCCTAACCAAGCATGGCAAGAACCCAGTCATGGAACTGAATGAAAAGAGGCGCGGCCTCAAGTACGAACTCATCTCGGAGACGGGGGGCAGCCATGACAAGCGCTTTGTCATGGAG GTGGAGGTGGATGGGCAGAAGTTTCAAGGTGCTGGATCAAACAAAAAGGTGGCAAAGGCTTATGCTGCCCTCGCTGCACTAGAAAAGCTTTTCCCTGATGCCCCTCTTGCCCTTGATGCAAACAAAAAGAAGAGAGCCCCGGTACCTGTCAGAGGGGGACCTAAATTTGCTGCTAAG CCACATAACCCTGGGTTTGGTATGGGaagccccatgcacaatgaagtgcccccacccccaaaccttCGTGGTCGGGGAAGAGGAGGAAACATCCGTGGACGAGGGCGAGGCAGAGGATTCGGCGGTGCCAACCATGGAGGCTACATGAATGCTG GCGCTGGGTATGGAAGCTATGGGTATGGAGGCAACTTGGCGACAGCAGGCTACA gtgactttttcacAGACTGCTACGGCTATCATGATTTTGGGTCTTCCTAG